The Lactuca sativa cultivar Salinas chromosome 2, Lsat_Salinas_v11, whole genome shotgun sequence genome includes a window with the following:
- the LOC111886305 gene encoding wall-associated receptor kinase-like 1, with amino-acid sequence MVMIVIPILIFFLASKPLIVILNRMQLLQVLHLLILISLTATVTKAERISKKGCNDRCGEISIPYPFGIGTNCSLNKWYNIDCNSSTPYLSALNNTEFLNVNSEDSYRSGAVTVKVSMTFDCMRSVQHSTPVVSNNSPFYISTSANKLFVEGCGINADVMVKKTIVASCSTICRNDTVSDRNNCFGIGCCQATIDMIHSTDMNYGGWYYSRHLNFKTFRLNVTGLEGPAGDETCRSAFLMDSSYFRAGFPIDMNSTYVPITLSWYSDTLDDNNTSPECKKCQLKGGYCQLNLDVDSATSCIIYKGRNLGVILGVSISMGLLFLMVMGYALYKIIKKTKAKRRKQRFFKRNGGLLLKQQQAIDVEETILFTSKELEKATDRFNENRILGRGGQGTVYKGMLADGRIVAIKKSMVVDESQLVEFINEVVILSQVNHRNVVKLLGCCLETEVPLLVSEFVSNGTLYDLIQNETDEFSFSLHMRLQIATEIAGALSYLHSATSIPIYHRDIKTTNILLDEKYRAKVSDFGTSRLVSIDQTHLTTLVKGTFGYLDPEYFQSSQFTEKSDVYSFGVVLLELLTREKPISLTRFGENRSLATHFMLAMEEGRAMSIFDAMIVKEGFRTELLSIANLAMRCLNFNGKNRPTMKEVSIELECIRLSHVSLIDKINVGLVKQCEVVSPIYGKSTSTSMTISDNRN; translated from the exons ATGGTTATGATTGTTATACCTATCCTTATATTTTTTCTTGCTTCAAAGCCTTTAATCGTCATTTTAAACAGAATGCAGCTCCTTCAAGTTTTGCATTTACTTATCTTGATCTCTTTAACAGCAACAGTAACAAAAGCCGAGAGAATCAGCAAAAAAGGATGCAATGATAGGTGTGGAGAGATATCGATTCCATACCCTTTCGGGATTGGAACAAATTGTTCTCTAAACAAATGGTACAATATTGATTGTAACTCCTCGACACCGTATCTGTCTGCACTCAACAACACGGAGTTCTTGAATGTAAATTCAGAGGACAGCTACAGATCTGGAGCGGTCACTGTTAAGGTCTCCATGACTTTTGATTGCATGAGGTCTGTCCAGCATAGCACTCCTGTCGTAAGCAACAACAGTCCCTTTTATATTTCCACTTCTGCTAACAAACTTTTCGTTGAGGGGTGTGGCATTAATGCTGACGTCATGGTGAAGAAGACTATTGTTGCCAGTTGCTCAACGATTTGTCGTAATGATACTGTCAGCGATAGAAACAACTGCTTTGGCATTGGTTGTTGTCAAGCCACGATTGATATGATTCATAGTACTGATATGAATTATGGTGGATGGTACTATAGTCGTCATCTGAATTTCAAGACGTTTAGGTTGAATGTAACAGGCTTGGAAGGGCCGGCTGGAGACGAGACATGTAGGTCTGCCTTCCTGATGGACAGTTCATACTTCAGAGCAGGCTTTCCAATTGACATGAACAGCACTTACGTTCCCATAACACTTTCGTGGTATTCAGATACCCTAGACGACAACAATACTTCTCCAGAATGCAAAAAGTGTCAACTTAAGGGAGGGTATTGTCAGCTAAATCTTGACGTGGACTCGGCTACAAGTTGTATTATTTATAAGGGGAGAAATTTGGGTGTCATTCTGG GTGTTAGTATAAGCATGGGATTGCTTTTCCTAATGGTGATGGGCTATGCATTATACAAAATAATCAAGAAAACTAAAGCTAAGAGAAGGAAACAAAGGTTTTTTAAGCGCAATGGTGGTCTTCTTCTTAAACAACAACAAGCAATTGATGTTGAGGAAACCATACTCTTCACCTCTAAAGAATTGGAGAAGGCTACTGACCGTTTTAATGAGAATAGAATTCTTGGTCGAGGAGGTCAGGGTACTGTATATAAAGGTATGTTAGCAGATGGACGGATCGTAGCAATCAAGAAATCAATGGTGGTTGATGAAAGTCAACTAGTAGAGTTCATCAATGAGGTAGTAATTCTTTCACAGGTCAACCATAGAAATGTGGTCAAACTTTTAGGATGTTGCCTAGAGACCGAGGTCCCACTACTTGTCTCTGAGTTTGTCTCGAATGGTACTTTATATGACCTTATTCAAAATGAAACCGATGAGTTTTCATTCTCTTTACATATGAGATTACAAATTGCTACCGAGATCGCAGGAGCACTTTCTTACTTACATTCAGCAACCTCCATTCCGATATACCATAGAGATATCAAGACAACTAATATACTTTTGGATGAAAAGTATCGAGCAAAAGTTTCTGATTTTGGTACTTCAAGGTTGGTATCAATAGATCAAACTCATTTAACTACATTAGTCAAAGGGACATTTGGTTACTTGGATCCAGAGTACTTTCAATCGAGCCAATTCACTGAAAAAAGTGATGTCTATAGTTTTGGAGTTGTTTTGTTGGAACTTTTGACAAGAGAAAAGCCAATATCCTTAACTAGATTCGGTGAAAATAGAAGTTTAGCTACACACTTTATGCTAGCTATGGAAGAAGGCCGTGCAATGTCTATTTTTGATGCAATGATTGTTAAGGAAGGTTTTAGGACCGAGTTGTTGTCTATAGCTAATTTGGCAATGCGATGCTTGAACTTCAATGGAAAAAATAGGCCAACTATGAAAGAAGTTTCCATTGAGTTAGAATGCATTAGATTGTCACATGTTTCCCTTATAGATAAAATTAATGTTGGCCTTGTGAAGCAATGTGAGGTGGTATCACCAATATATGGTAAGTCAACATCAACATCGATGACAATCAGTGACAATCGTAATTGA